A genomic window from Emys orbicularis isolate rEmyOrb1 chromosome 24, rEmyOrb1.hap1, whole genome shotgun sequence includes:
- the LOC135894024 gene encoding sulfotransferase 1B1-like: MAAPENYTKVLQESQDVFHRFPLQLVHRIPLMEPIAQQWGPIENFQARPDDLLISTYPKAGTTWMQEIVDLILVQGDVEKACRAPTHIRIPFLEICSPPPVPSGVQQLANVPSPRVIKTHLPFQLVPKSFWENRCKVIYVARNAKDNVVSYYFFDQMNKTQPEPGPWELYLQKFMDGKLAWGSWYDHVCRYWAERANHCILYVFYEDMKEDPAREIRRVMDFLEVELPLQVLEKIVQQTSFQIMKENPMTNYSSVPSTILDQTVSPFMRKGQVGDWKNHFTVAQSEAFDAHYQRRMEGTGLHFRTQI; the protein is encoded by the exons ATGGCAGCGCCAGAGAACTACACTAAGGTCTTGCAGGAATCCCAGGACGTCTTCCACCGCTTCCCCCTCCAGCTGGTCCACAGGATCCCGCTCATGGAGCCCATCGCCCAGCAGTGGGGCCCCATCGAGAACTTCCAGGCCCGGCCTGATGACCTCCTCATCTCCACCTACCCCAAGGCAG GGACCACATGGATGCAGGAGATCGTGGACCTGATCCTGGTCCAAGGAGATGTGGAAAAAGCCTGTCGAGCCCCGACCCACATCCGGATCCCCTTCCTGGAgatctgctcccctcccccagtgccctcAG GCGTGCAGCAGCTGGCGAATGTTCCTTCCCCCCGAGTCATCAAGACCCACTTGCCCTTCCAGCTGGTTCCCAAGTCCTTCTGGGAGAACAGATGCAAG GTGATCTACGTGGCCCGAAATGCCAAGGATAACGTGGTCTCTTATTACTTCTTTGACCAGATGAACAAGACGCAGCCCGAGCCGGGGCCCTGGGAGCTCTATCTGCAGAAGTTCATGGATGGGAAAC tggcctgggGCTCGTGGTATGACCACGTCTGTCGATACTGGGCCGAACGGGCCAATCACTGCATCCTCTACGTCTTCTATGAGGACATGAAAGAG GACCCGGCCCGGGAGATCCGCAGGGTCATGGACTTCTTGGAGgtggagctgcccctgcaggtGCTGGAAAAAATTGTCCAGCAAACGTCCTTCCAGATCATGAAGGAGAACCCCATGACCAACTACAGCAGTGTCCCCAGCACCATCCTCGACCAGACCGTCAGCCCCTTCATGCGCAAGG gccaGGTTGGCGACTGGAAAAACCATTTCACCGTGGCGCAGAGCGAGGCGTTCGACGCCCATTACCAGCGCCGCATGGAGGGGACCGGCCTGCACTTCCGGACCCAGATCTAG